The Psychromonas sp. MME1 genome window below encodes:
- the infB gene encoding translation initiation factor IF-2, with amino-acid sequence MSDILLKDLAKDLNKSEETLLKQFADAGITKKASDHVTLQEKEMLTTFLQKQHGGEVKKKMTLQRKTKTVLNVKGQANAVNVEVRKKRTYVQRTDTEAAALKEAEIAEKQAAEEKLQAEIAAQKLAAEKAQAEKLAAKKAADEKAKKAAVINKEKQAAAKSEKTPEQIQLEQEAAELLKKAEKEALLKAEKKAAEQAEIAKKLAEENSARWAAEEEARKKAAEADYHMTSSKAAQAAEDAQDSKEEGPARRKKKKKASEPAQEIVQGRRGRRGKKSNPHTPSVLQQAFEKPAAPVERDVKIGETITVAELANKMAVKATEVIKVMMKMGAMATINQVIDQETATIVAEEMGHKVILTKENELEESVMAEAQQGGELTSRAPVVTIMGHVDHGKTSLLDYIRRAKVADGEAGGITQHIGAYHVDTDKGMITFLDTPGHAAFTSMRSRGAKATDIVILVVAADDGVMPQTIEAIQHAKAAKVPLIVAVNKIDKENVDFERVKSELSQHDIISEEWGGENIFAYVSAKAGTGVDELLDSILLQAEMLDLSAVATGPASGVVIESRLDKGRGPVASILVQHGELKQGDIVLCGLEYGRVRAMRDENGKAIEVAGPSIPVEVLGLSGVPQAGDEATVVRDEKKAREVALYRQGKFRDIKLARQQKAKLDNMFANMESGEVSELNIVLKADVQGSLEAICDSLSKLSTDEVKVNIIGRGVGGITETDASLASASGAIVIGFNVRADASARKLIDNEAVDLHYYSIIYDLIDEVRAAMSGLLAPEFKQEITGIADVREVFKSPKIGAIAGCMVTEGTIKRNNPIRVLRDNVVIYEGVLESLRRFKDDATEVRNGTECGIGVKNYNDVRVGDQIEVFEIIEVKRSL; translated from the coding sequence ATGTCAGATATTTTATTGAAAGACCTTGCTAAAGATTTAAATAAATCAGAAGAAACATTACTTAAACAGTTTGCCGATGCAGGTATTACTAAAAAAGCGTCAGACCATGTGACGTTACAAGAAAAAGAGATGCTCACTACGTTTTTACAAAAACAACATGGTGGTGAAGTGAAAAAGAAAATGACTTTACAACGTAAAACAAAAACCGTTTTAAATGTTAAAGGTCAAGCGAATGCTGTTAATGTTGAAGTGCGTAAAAAACGCACCTATGTGCAACGTACTGATACAGAAGCTGCTGCATTAAAAGAAGCAGAAATCGCAGAAAAACAGGCAGCAGAGGAAAAATTACAAGCCGAAATTGCAGCGCAGAAATTAGCGGCAGAGAAGGCGCAAGCTGAAAAATTAGCAGCGAAGAAAGCTGCAGATGAAAAAGCGAAGAAAGCCGCTGTTATTAATAAAGAAAAACAGGCTGCAGCTAAATCTGAAAAAACACCTGAACAAATTCAATTAGAGCAGGAAGCCGCTGAATTACTTAAAAAAGCGGAAAAAGAAGCGTTGTTAAAAGCTGAAAAGAAAGCGGCTGAACAAGCTGAGATAGCTAAGAAACTTGCTGAAGAAAACTCGGCTCGTTGGGCGGCAGAAGAGGAAGCGCGTAAGAAAGCGGCTGAAGCAGACTACCATATGACCTCATCTAAAGCAGCACAAGCAGCTGAAGATGCGCAGGATTCTAAAGAGGAAGGTCCTGCTCGTCGTAAGAAGAAGAAGAAAGCATCAGAACCTGCACAGGAAATTGTGCAAGGACGTCGTGGACGTCGTGGAAAAAAATCAAACCCACATACTCCTTCTGTATTACAGCAAGCGTTTGAAAAACCAGCAGCACCAGTTGAACGTGATGTTAAAATTGGGGAAACAATTACCGTTGCTGAATTGGCTAACAAAATGGCTGTTAAAGCGACAGAAGTTATTAAAGTTATGATGAAAATGGGGGCTATGGCCACCATTAACCAAGTGATTGATCAAGAAACCGCAACTATTGTTGCTGAAGAGATGGGCCATAAGGTTATTTTAACTAAAGAAAATGAGCTTGAAGAGTCTGTGATGGCAGAAGCACAACAGGGTGGTGAATTAACATCTCGTGCACCTGTTGTTACTATCATGGGACATGTTGACCATGGTAAAACATCGCTACTTGATTACATTCGTCGTGCGAAAGTTGCCGATGGCGAAGCGGGTGGTATAACTCAGCATATTGGTGCTTATCATGTAGATACCGATAAGGGTATGATCACTTTTCTTGATACACCAGGACATGCTGCCTTTACATCTATGCGTTCACGCGGTGCAAAAGCGACCGATATCGTTATATTAGTTGTTGCTGCAGACGACGGCGTTATGCCGCAAACTATAGAAGCTATCCAACATGCGAAAGCTGCTAAAGTGCCATTAATCGTTGCTGTCAATAAAATAGATAAAGAAAATGTAGATTTTGAACGTGTTAAGAGTGAACTTTCGCAACACGACATCATTTCTGAAGAGTGGGGCGGTGAAAATATTTTCGCTTATGTTTCAGCTAAAGCTGGTACAGGTGTGGACGAGTTACTAGACAGTATTCTCTTACAAGCTGAAATGCTAGACTTATCAGCGGTAGCAACAGGCCCAGCATCGGGTGTTGTTATCGAATCTCGCCTCGATAAAGGGCGTGGTCCGGTTGCTTCTATTCTTGTTCAACACGGTGAATTAAAGCAAGGTGATATTGTACTTTGTGGCCTTGAATATGGCCGTGTTCGTGCAATGCGTGATGAAAACGGAAAAGCAATTGAAGTTGCTGGCCCATCTATTCCAGTGGAAGTATTAGGCCTTTCTGGTGTGCCTCAAGCTGGTGATGAAGCCACTGTTGTACGTGATGAGAAAAAAGCGCGTGAAGTTGCGCTATACCGCCAAGGAAAATTCCGTGATATTAAACTTGCGCGTCAGCAGAAAGCTAAGCTTGACAATATGTTTGCAAACATGGAATCTGGCGAAGTTTCAGAGCTTAATATTGTTCTTAAAGCAGACGTACAAGGTTCTCTAGAGGCGATTTGTGATTCATTGAGTAAGCTATCGACCGATGAAGTGAAAGTTAATATTATTGGTCGTGGTGTTGGTGGTATTACTGAAACAGATGCCTCACTCGCTTCTGCCTCTGGTGCCATTGTAATCGGCTTTAATGTTCGTGCTGATGCGTCTGCGCGTAAACTTATTGATAACGAAGCTGTCGATTTGCATTACTACAGTATTATTTATGATTTGATTGATGAAGTTAGAGCTGCAATGAGTGGCCTCTTAGCGCCAGAATTCAAACAAGAAATTACTGGTATTGCAGATGTTCGAGAAGTATTCAAATCACCAAAAATTGGTGCTATTGCGGGTTGTATGGTGACAGAAGGTACGATAAAACGTAATAATCCGATTCGTGTTTTACGTGACAATGTCGTTATCTATGAAGGTGTGCTTGAATCATTGCGTCGCTTTAAAGATGATGCGACTGAAGTTCGTAATGGCACCGAATGTGGTATCGGTGTTAAAAATTACAACGATGTTCGCGTTGGTGACCAAATTGAAGTATTTGAAATTATTGAAGTTAAACGTAGTTTATAA
- the rbfA gene encoding 30S ribosome-binding factor RbfA, translated as MAKEFSRTSRVAQQVQKELARILQQEVKDPRIGMVTISGVEITRDLAYAKVFVTFLTIGEQTNEESLKGLNAASGYIRRLLGKAMQLRIVPEVRFCFDETLTEGLRISELVSGAVKKDKEKIVESGRVDEDQE; from the coding sequence ATGGCCAAAGAATTTAGCCGTACTTCACGTGTTGCACAGCAAGTTCAAAAAGAACTTGCTCGTATTTTACAGCAAGAAGTTAAAGATCCTCGTATTGGTATGGTAACTATTTCTGGTGTTGAAATAACCCGAGATCTTGCCTATGCGAAAGTATTTGTTACTTTTCTAACCATTGGTGAGCAGACTAATGAAGAATCTTTAAAGGGGCTTAATGCTGCATCGGGATATATCCGCAGATTATTAGGTAAAGCAATGCAATTACGCATCGTACCAGAAGTCCGTTTTTGTTTTGATGAAACCTTAACCGAAGGTTTGCGCATTTCTGAGTTGGTAAGCGGTGCGGTCAAAAAAGACAAAGAAAAAATCGTCGAGTCAGGACGTGTTGATGAGGATCAAGAGTAA
- the truB gene encoding tRNA pseudouridine(55) synthase TruB produces MARRGKGRSINGIVLLDKPTDISSNHALQRVKRIFFANKAGHTGALDPLATGMLPICLGEATKFSQFLLDSDKRYIVTAKLGVRTTTSDSQGDVVTERAVNVNKQQLMDALDTFRGDIMQVPSMFSALKHQGQPLYKYAREGITIDREARPIIVYEINLLRFEGDEVDLDVHVSKGTYIRTIVDDLGELLDCGAHVSMLRRTQVADYPYERMVTIEQLEALVEQANESDSCPYELLDAQLLAMDTAVKHYPEVNITDEMGDYVLHGQPVQVFGAPDNTIVRITVGDAHTFIGVGQMNDDGLIAPKRLANL; encoded by the coding sequence ATGGCAAGACGAGGAAAGGGTCGTTCTATCAATGGTATTGTTTTACTAGATAAACCCACAGACATCAGCTCAAATCATGCGTTACAGCGTGTAAAACGTATTTTCTTTGCTAATAAAGCTGGGCATACTGGGGCATTGGATCCTTTAGCAACCGGTATGTTACCTATTTGCTTGGGTGAAGCGACTAAATTTTCTCAGTTTTTATTGGACTCTGATAAGCGTTATATTGTAACGGCTAAATTGGGCGTGCGAACTACCACCAGTGACTCACAGGGTGATGTTGTTACAGAGCGTGCTGTTAATGTTAATAAACAGCAGTTGATGGATGCTTTGGATACTTTTCGGGGCGATATTATGCAGGTGCCCTCGATGTTTTCTGCACTTAAACATCAAGGGCAACCCCTGTATAAATATGCTAGAGAAGGGATCACCATAGATCGAGAAGCAAGACCGATTATAGTTTATGAAATCAATCTATTACGTTTTGAAGGTGATGAAGTTGATTTAGATGTGCACGTTAGCAAAGGAACTTATATTCGTACTATCGTAGATGACTTAGGTGAACTACTTGATTGTGGTGCGCATGTTTCGATGTTACGACGTACACAAGTTGCTGATTACCCTTATGAACGTATGGTCACTATTGAGCAATTAGAAGCATTGGTAGAACAAGCAAATGAATCTGATAGTTGCCCCTATGAATTATTAGATGCGCAGTTGCTTGCCATGGATACCGCGGTTAAACATTATCCTGAAGTGAATATCACTGATGAAATGGGAGACTATGTTTTGCATGGGCAACCGGTACAGGTTTTTGGTGCACCAGATAACACCATCGTTCGTATCACGGTCGGTGATGCGCATACTTTTATTGGTGTTGGGCAAATGAATGATGATGGTTTGATTGCGCCGAAACGTCTAGCCAATCTATAA
- a CDS encoding MlaA family lipoprotein, translated as MGMYKEKEDFGQTLGHWGVGSGPYVVLPLLGPSSVRDASGIVVDSFVTSAAIDQLDMKWEEVLALNLLRAIDTRKNIAFRYYGSGSAFEYELIRFLYLRKREIEVKR; from the coding sequence ATGGGAATGTATAAAGAGAAGGAAGATTTTGGTCAAACGCTTGGTCACTGGGGAGTTGGCAGTGGTCCTTATGTAGTTTTACCGCTTCTTGGTCCATCAAGTGTACGTGATGCGAGTGGGATTGTTGTAGATTCATTTGTCACTAGCGCTGCAATTGACCAACTTGATATGAAATGGGAAGAGGTGTTAGCACTTAATTTATTAAGAGCCATTGATACGCGTAAAAACATCGCATTCCGTTATTACGGTTCAGGCTCGGCATTTGAATATGAGTTAATTCGTTTCTTATACCTAAGAAAACGTGAAATAGAAGTTAAACGCTAA
- a CDS encoding MlaA family lipoprotein: MTHKSYIHNIIFFFAALILTACSSTPVLEKDAVEPTVSLPKDIPDNGISKNNNPWEGFNRHMYYFNAKADQYVILPVVNGYQWVTPEIVQDGVTNFFSNLGEINTFFNSVLQLKGERALVTAWQVCYKYDYWCIRTLGSRNTHGNV; this comes from the coding sequence ATGACACATAAATCATATATACATAACATAATTTTCTTTTTTGCTGCATTAATATTAACAGCTTGTAGCTCAACACCTGTTCTTGAAAAAGACGCTGTTGAACCTACTGTATCATTACCCAAAGATATCCCAGATAACGGCATTTCCAAAAACAACAATCCATGGGAAGGATTCAATCGCCATATGTATTACTTCAATGCTAAAGCGGATCAGTATGTTATCTTACCTGTTGTTAATGGTTATCAGTGGGTAACACCAGAAATTGTGCAAGACGGCGTCACTAACTTCTTCAGTAATCTAGGTGAAATTAACACCTTTTTTAACTCGGTATTACAACTTAAAGGAGAAAGGGCATTAGTTACAGCCTGGCAGGTTTGTTACAAATACGACTATTGGTGTATTAGGACTTTGGGATCCCGCAACACGCATGGGAATGTATAA